Below is a genomic region from Cyanobacterium sp. T60_A2020_053.
CGATTTTTTTGTTGGTTCGTTTACATCCCCCGTTGATTTCAGTGGGTATTTTTTTGTTGAGAAATTCAACGGGGGTCTTTCACTCACATTTCAAGATAATATAAACTTTGCATCCTAATGATTGGCAAATAAATCATCTAGTTGATATTGCATCGCATTGACTACCTGATGATAACATTCGTCAATATAATCCTTGTCTTTACTAGCAGAAAAACCATAGCGCTCAAAATAAATTGGCGGACATACTCTTGTGTAAATTTTAGTGGGAAAAGGTATATTAGGGATAGGACCAAAGGCTATTCCCCAAGGTAAACCGAGATAAATGGGGAAAACTTCAGGATCAAGAATGGAAAGATTATTAAACAAGCCAAAATCAGGAATTTGCTTAATATATTCATAAATATCAGCTAAAACGATTAAACTCTCATGGGCGCCCTTCGACACAAGCGGTACAATGGGTAAAGAATAACGTATTGCTAACTTCAGAAATGCTTTACGACCGACAAACTTAATCTTATCTTGTTCTGTATAGAGACGAAAGACATCCTGAGCGCCCCCCGGATACACTAACACATTAGCACCCGACTCAATAGCTTCTATGGCCATTTTGGGGTGCGCTATCACCGCTCCAGTTTTAGCAGCTAAATCAGTAACCCCATGATAAAGAGTCCATGCACTGGGGTGCATTAAGCCATACACAGGCTTTTCGACCCCAAAACGCCGAAACCAATCATACATCATCATGACCATGTCGGGCGCTGTTAAACCGCCGTTATGAGAACCGACAAACAAAACTTGTTGATCGGGGATATTTTCCCAACCATCGGTTTCCACCCGAAAATAATATTTATATAAAAAATCCCACAAAGGCATCATACTCCTGATTACGTCGGGGTTTCGGTAATCTAAAGACCAACCTAATTTTTTCTCTTGTACCATGAATTATTGCTAACAACTAACGTAATCTTAGCTTAATTGGGTTGCTAGTGTCAGAACCTGTTTGAGGAGAGATTTACTAAATCTTAGATTTTCTATATAAACGGATATAAAATGACATAAAAGGACAAATAAATAAAAAGTTTGTGAAAGTATTCGATTTCGGTTTCAGAAAAGTAATATTTGATGTACGATAAAGGGAGATTTTGGTTGCCCCTTTTGGGGAAGTACCTTACAAAAATAGGATAGTAATACTATTAACGCTTCCGTGGGTGAAGCAGTCTGTTAAATCAGATAACATAAGTGTCTTAAAAATATTTTTTAAGGCTTTGAGGGATACCTCCTTTTGAGTATTTTACTCAAATGCTATTGCAGTTTATTACGGTATATGCCGTTTTATTCTGCATAAACGTATCAGAACATTTATGGTATTACATATACATCTGTATTAATAACCAGGTTGAAATATTCAATCATTAATTTCTTTTAATCTTTACGTTGTCGGCGTTGCCAGTTACGTTTAATTTCTTTTGTCCATTTTTTTAGTCTTAAATCGAGGGAATATCCGCGCCGAGTTTGAATAATTACCGTATTAGCATTACGGTCATGAAAAGTGCGATTATATTCATCATCAGTTAAAGCGGTGAAGGCATCTGCGATGAGGGGCGCTAAAAATAATAGCATCAAAAGAAAGTCACGAAAGTTGACTTTTAAACCAATCATTGCCAGAAATGCCACCCCAGCAACAATACTTTCTCTTTTTAGTAAAGTGAGGAGGGGAGGGCGCTGTTTATTTGATTCAAAGTTACTAATTTTTAGGTCAAATGCCCAGCGCCCGATACTTTGACCTTGATTTTTGTCAACTACCACCACACGCAAAGTTAACCATAGCAGAAGAAATACCAACAATTCAGCCAAAATATTTTTTACCAAAGAGGATAATAGCCACACTAAAATAAAATCGACTAAAAAAGCATAAGCCCTTCTTTCGGGA
It encodes:
- a CDS encoding glycerol acyltransferase; translated protein: MVQEKKLGWSLDYRNPDVIRSMMPLWDFLYKYYFRVETDGWENIPDQQVLFVGSHNGGLTAPDMVMMMYDWFRRFGVEKPVYGLMHPSAWTLYHGVTDLAAKTGAVIAHPKMAIEAIESGANVLVYPGGAQDVFRLYTEQDKIKFVGRKAFLKLAIRYSLPIVPLVSKGAHESLIVLADIYEYIKQIPDFGLFNNLSILDPEVFPIYLGLPWGIAFGPIPNIPFPTKIYTRVCPPIYFERYGFSASKDKDYIDECYHQVVNAMQYQLDDLFANH
- a CDS encoding RDD family protein, whose amino-acid sequence is MYNQEDYPLLPPRRPKAPPERRAYAFLVDFILVWLLSSLVKNILAELLVFLLLWLTLRVVVVDKNQGQSIGRWAFDLKISNFESNKQRPPLLTLLKRESIVAGVAFLAMIGLKVNFRDFLLMLLFLAPLIADAFTALTDDEYNRTFHDRNANTVIIQTRRGYSLDLRLKKWTKEIKRNWQRRQRKD